The DNA region TGCCTTCCGGCTACTAAGCGGCACCACCTAGTGCCGCTTTTGATATCAATATGATGACTAGTCGAACAAGTTATCGTTCTTGTCGATTGCGCCTCTGACGTCATCTTGCGTTAATACGCGTTTACCTAAATCCTGCTTTACTTGTTTACCCAAGTCGATCAATGCATCTCGATTTGCTTGAGTTTGACGCTTACCTGCACTTCTTAAGCAGTAATTGAGCTCATGATCTTCACTAAAATTCACCAGATCTTTATCTGCGGCCATTGTTACTCTCCTTAGTGGGTCAATATTCTCACTAAGTCTGGATTGGTATTGGTGAAATTCAAGTTAGCTGATGAGATTTAGGAAGGAAGAAAATCGCGACAAAAGGGTCTTGTTTTTTGCCGCATCGCGTTAACTTATTGAAAGAAGAACATTACCAAGGAAGTTCGCAACCATCGTAGTTAATAAACTGGCCAGAATTTTCCTGCGTGCTTTGCTCAATAACTTTTGCTAATCCTGCAGCAGACGTTTGAGTGTCGATAAGAGCATTAGGCCCGCCCATCGCAGTGCGTACCCAGCCCGGATGAAGCGCTAATACAGTAAAACCTTCATCGGTTAGGTCATTACTTAAACTTTTAACAACAGAGTTGAGTGCCGCTTTGGAAGAGCGATAGATGTAGCCACTACCTGAGGTGTTTTCGGTCATGCTGCCGACTTTAGAGGAAATACAAGCGATTTTCTTCGCTTTGCCTTGTTGTAGCAGCGGATAAAAGCTTTCCACTAACTTCAATGGAGCGATGGTATTTATCTCGAAGACTTGTCGCCACTCTTCGATGTCGGTGTTACCAAAACCATAGCCTTTAGGCCCGTAGTAACCTGCATTGTTGATCAGCAGATCGATTGCTGGGAGTTCGCTTGCTAGTTGGGCGACTCGTTGGTAATCCGTCACGTCCAATTCATGTAGTACCAAGGTATTATAACGCGATGCTAATGCGTGTAGTTCTTTACTGTCTGTTAGGTTACGGCTTGTCGCGTGAACTTGATCGCCTTGTTGCAAATAGAGCTCGGTTAAACTCAAACCGATACCGCGATTCGCACCAGTAATAAAGACTGTCTGACTCATGAGTACACCTATCTGTCTGATTCAATAAGGTTAAGTGGAAACAGAACCATTGTGTTAGCTAAGGGCGATAAAATCAACTAACCACCATGCACCTAACATCATCGACATGAACAGAGACATCGCGCAGAAAGAACCAAAGAAAGCGCCGAGTATCGTATATAAGGTTTTATTCATAACAGGTAGAAATTTAATTGATATTGAAAATCATTATCAATTAAATTTCTTTTTAATCAACTCTGGGAGTTGGTACTATTTCACAACGTTTTATGAAAAGAATGTCTCATGCTGCCACTGATTTATCACCCTATTTACTCGCAACTCGATCTACCAGATGGTCACCGTTATCCGATCATGAAATATCGCTACCTTTATCAAGTTGTGATGGAGAAACTCGCGAGTGAGGATTGGGGAGGGCAAATTGAATTCTTCCAACCAAGCCCTCTAAGTACGGATGATATTAAACAGGTGCATGATGGGGAGTATGTCGACTTGTTGGTGACGGGAGCTATGCCTGCGGCCAAAATGCGTCGAATTGGGTTTCCTTGGAGCGAGGCCCTGATAACACGGACACTGACATCCACCGCCGGAACAGTGCTGACCGCAGAAAAGGCATTAGAGCATGGTGTCGCGATTCACCTAAGCGGTGGCTATCATCATGCGCACAAAAACTTTGGCAGTGGTTTTTGTCTATTCAACGATCTGGCGATTGCTGCTAAGCACATGCTTGATCATGAACACGTCGATAAAGTGATGATCATCGATAGTGATGTCCACCATGGCGATGGCACGGCAACGATTTGTGAAAGTGAACCCGACATTGTCACCTTGTCTTTCCACTGCGATAAAAACTTCCCGGCGAGAAA from Vibrio hyugaensis includes:
- a CDS encoding SDR family oxidoreductase; translation: MSQTVFITGANRGIGLSLTELYLQQGDQVHATSRNLTDSKELHALASRYNTLVLHELDVTDYQRVAQLASELPAIDLLINNAGYYGPKGYGFGNTDIEEWRQVFEINTIAPLKLVESFYPLLQQGKAKKIACISSKVGSMTENTSGSGYIYRSSKAALNSVVKSLSNDLTDEGFTVLALHPGWVRTAMGGPNALIDTQTSAAGLAKVIEQSTQENSGQFINYDGCELPW
- a CDS encoding histone deacetylase family protein — translated: MLPLIYHPIYSQLDLPDGHRYPIMKYRYLYQVVMEKLASEDWGGQIEFFQPSPLSTDDIKQVHDGEYVDLLVTGAMPAAKMRRIGFPWSEALITRTLTSTAGTVLTAEKALEHGVAIHLSGGYHHAHKNFGSGFCLFNDLAIAAKHMLDHEHVDKVMIIDSDVHHGDGTATICESEPDIVTLSFHCDKNFPARKPDSDLDVPLSRGTSDEAFLMTFKEVVEMAMNLHRPDMVIYDAGVDIHVDDELGYFNVSTEGIFERDRFLMQLMKDKGIPVAAVVGGGYRSEHEDLVPIHMQLLNAAAQVFNE